Part of the Peptococcaceae bacterium genome is shown below.
GACTTCTTCGCTCGTCGAAGTGGCCGGGATTCACCAGGCTGCCCTCAGGTTTAGGGAAAAGCATCTTTTAACCTCCAGGAAAGAATTCTTGAAGGTCGGGCTGGTGGGCGACATTTATACCCTGCTGGAACCTTATGCCAACAACCGGGTGGAAGAGTATCTCCGGGAAAAAGGGGTTGTGGTTATCAGGGAAATGTCGATTTCCGGCTGGCTGCCAAACATATTTCTTCCCTGGCGAAGAAGCCGGTACCGGCAGAACCTCCTGGAACTGGCCAGCCCGTACCTGCGGGACGCGGTAGGAGGTTTCGGCCTGGAATCGGTAGCCAAAGCGAAAGGGATGAGAGCGCGGCCGGTCGACGGTATTATCCAGCTTTTTCCTCTCGGATGCATGCCGGAGATCGTAGCCCGTAGCGCGCTTGATAAACTCAGCCGGGAGGAAGATGTTCCTGTCCTGAGCGTGACCCTGGACCAGCATAAAGGCATGACCGGTTTTGAAACGCGCCTGGAGGCGTTTTTAGACGTGCTGGCGGCAAGAAAAAGGAAGCAGCTGGACAGCTTGTCTTTTGACTCCTAGTTCATCCGGGTTTTTCTGAAAAGGAAATAGGAGTATATGATGGGGACGAAGCCGATGATAATAAAGGAAGCGAAATAGAGGTAGTTGAGCCAGAGCTGGCGAAAAACGCTTAAAACCATCCCCAGGGCTCCCGCTCCCACCCACAAAGGCGCGGCGAAACGGTGCGTCTTATACCAGACCTCTTCGCTGGCCAGCGTCCAGGGTGTCTTTATACCGACGAAATAGTTGTGCTTGATCTTGCCCATGTAGTTTCCAAGCACCAGGATAAGCAGCGACACGAAAAATTTAACTATGGCATCCACCCTGAGCGCGTATCCAAGCGCTGCCAGCAGGGTGACGATATAGATAAGGGCTAGAAAAGCATGCAGGAAGAGGCGGATGACCCGGTAGGCTCCGGCGAAACGCCTGTAGTTTTCGCGGCGCGGGTCGATGCGGGGCAAAAGGAGCATCAGCGGGTAGAGGCCAAGGTTAAGGAGAGGGAAAAACAGGACCCCAAAGGACTTGCTGACCCAGCCGTCCACCTGGCCTTTTATATTCCAGTGACCGGGTATCATGTCAGGCAGCCGGGGATACACGCAAATGCCGGCCGCCAGGGTTGCCAGGATGAGAAGCAGGATGGGCCAGTCTTTTTTGATGTTTTTACTTAACCCGTCATTCATTGGATTCAACCTCCGTTACAGGTTTGCCGGTCAAAGTAAGGAACCAGTTGATAATGTTGTCAAAAACGCTCGTGTTGAGGGTATAGACGATATTTTGCCCCTGCCGCTCGTCCTCGATCAGGTCGGCCTGTTTTAAGACGTTCAGGTGATGGCTGATGCTGGGTTTGGAAATGTTGAACTGGTTGGCTATTTCTCCTGCTGTCATCGGTTTGGACCTCAGCAGCTGCAAAATCTTGCGGCGGGAGGG
Proteins encoded:
- a CDS encoding SdpI family protein translates to MNDGLSKNIKKDWPILLLILATLAAGICVYPRLPDMIPGHWNIKGQVDGWVSKSFGVLFFPLLNLGLYPLMLLLPRIDPRRENYRRFAGAYRVIRLFLHAFLALIYIVTLLAALGYALRVDAIVKFFVSLLILVLGNYMGKIKHNYFVGIKTPWTLASEEVWYKTHRFAAPLWVGAGALGMVLSVFRQLWLNYLYFASFIIIGFVPIIYSYFLFRKTRMN
- a CDS encoding autorepressor SdpR family transcription factor, with product MSPLNATFKALSDPSRRKILQLLRSKPMTAGEIANQFNISKPSISHHLNVLKQADLIEDERQGQNIVYTLNTSVFDNIINWFLTLTGKPVTEVESNE